Genomic window (Bacillus pumilus):
CTATGCGAACGGAAAAGAAATCAAAACAGCTATCAACAAAAAGCGTATTCATGAGCCTGTGTATTTGAGTAAGGTCAATTTTAAGGGAGATGGACAAGGTGATTTGGTTCATCATGGAGGCTATGATAAAGCCGTATGCGTCTTTCCCTATGATCATTATGCTTATTTCGAGCAATTTTTAGGGGTTCCGTTACAGGAAGCTGCGTTTGGCGAGAATGTGACAGTGCATGAGCTAGTCGAAACAGAAGTGCGTATTGGCGATGTGTTTCAGCTTGGAGAAGCACTTGTGGAAGTGAGCCAGCCAAGACAGCCGTGTGTGAAACTCTCTCTTAAGCATGGCAACATGAAGCTAGTCAAAGAAGTACAGCAAACAGGGTATACTGGCTTTTATTTACGGGTGCTGAAAGAAGGCATGGTGCCGCCTGATGCTTCCCTTGTATTAGTAGAAAAAGCACCTCATCATGTTACGGTCCATGAAGTGAACGAAGTCAAATATCGTCAAACAGATCCAAAGAGACTGAAAGCCATTCTAGAGGTTGATGCCTTAGCAGATGTGGTGAGGAAGTCTTTAGAAAAACGAATTTAAAAAAAGCCGTACATCTTATGCTGATGTACGGCTTTAAGCTTTATGAGCTAGGTTTCTTTTGCTCAAGTAGATTTGCAAGGAAATAGGTTTTTAAGCTTTGAAGCTTTCTTCCTTCATGCTTGGTCACACCAAGCTTCTTTAATTCTTCGACATACCAGCCTTTGCTACCATAATGCATGATAGAAAACTCCTTTCAATTGGAACTGCCTGCATTGTAACATTACAAAAAAGGACGTGAAAAGTGTGCAGGTGTTAAGAAATGAAAACTGATTCTATCTGCCTATGATACATGTATATGCTGGAAATCATTATTTATGAATTTGGCGGGTTGAGGGTAACGATGATCATGCCAACCGTCATAATCATGATGACAATACCAAGATAAGTCATCATGGATTGTTTTTTCTTAATACCTACAACCGTTAAGATAATACTTTCAATCAAAAAGATAACGCCGATGATGATGAACCACATATCAAATAAGACCCCTTTCGCATATCTTTGCCTATTTTACCACAGGCATTTTTGTTTAGTCGTTACAGATTCGTGAAAGGAAAACGAAAAACCCCCTTCAATGAAGAAGGGGGCAGCTGACTTACAGCTTCGTTAAAATAATCGGTTCGTCTTTTGTAATCACAATGGTATGTTCAATCTGTGCGACTAGGCTCTTATCAGGTGTTTTAAATGTCCAGCCGTCATCAGCTTGATAAATCGATTCAGCATTTGTTGAAATAAAAGGTTCGAAGGCGATCACGGTACCATTCTTAAACAAAGCATTATCGAATGGATCATAATAGTTCAAAATATGGTTAGGTGCTTCATGCAGATTTTTCCCAATGCCATGTCCTGTCAGGTTTTTAATGACGGTAAAACCTTGTTCTTTAGCAGTATTGTAGACCGCACGACCAATTTGGTTTTGTCTTTTACCGGCTTTTGCATGCTTTAATCCTTCAAGGAATGCATCTTCTGCACACTGGCATAATGCTTCAAGACGAGCATCACCAGTACTTAATACGAATGAAATTCCGGTATCGGAATAATAGCCGTCCAGCTCTGCTGAGATATCAATATTAATGAGGTCGCCCTCTTGTAAAATGGTTTTTTCACTCGGGATTCCATGTGCTACTTCATCGTTCACGCTGATACAAGTCGTCCCAGGGAAGTCGTATTCTTTTTCAGGTGCTGAATTGGCCCCATGCTCTTCTAATATTTTTTTCCCAATCAAGTCTAATTCTTTTGTAGACATGCCTGGTTTCGCTTGGCTTTTCATTTCTTCTCTTGCCAAAGCGACAATTCGGCCGACTTTTTTTAAGGCTTCTAACTCATGATCATGTTTGACAATCACTGTTCATTCCCGCTTTCTATAACTTCATTCTATTCAATAGCTTACCACATTTTACGCGAAAAGAGTAAAGAGCAGAATTTCAAATGAATGTGGACAAATTGGTATAGATAACTAGACGTGCATATGATATATTTTTTATGAACATCATGAACGAAACGATGAGGTCATGATGATGACAAAGGGGGAGAAAGCAAATGGTGTTTCAGTTTTTTCAAAAGCTAGGCAAATCATTTATGCTTCCAATCGCTGTGCTTCCAGCAGCAGGGATCATCTTGGCTATTGGGCGGGAGGATGTATTGGATATCCCGTTTATTCATGCGGCGGGAAATGCAATTTTTGCGAATTTGGCTTTAATTTTTGCAATGGGAATAGCGATTGGCATTGCAAAGGATGGTAACGGGGCAGCAGCATTATCAGGTGCGATCTCTTATTTTATTTTATCAGCTGGTACAACGTCGATTCATTCAACGAACAATATGGGGATATTGGGCGGTATTTTATGCGGACTATTGGCAGGTTATGTGTACAATCGATTCAAGGATACGAAATTGCCCGAATACTTAGGGTTCTTTAGCGGAAGACGGCTTGTGCCGATTATGACCGCACTTTTCACCATTTTATTAGCAGCCGTTTTCGGATATGTATGGCCTCCGATTCAAACCGGGATCAATGGTTTAGGGGAATGGATTTTAAGTCTTGGCGCAACGGGTGCAGGGCTGTTTGGTTTCTTTAACCGTTTGCTCATTCCATTGGGGCTTCATCATGTGCTGAATAACTTATTTTGGTTTCAATTTGGGGAATTTGGCGGAGCAACAGGGGATTTAGCACGATTCTTTAAAGGCGATCCAAGTGCAGGTGTCTTTATGACTGGTTTCTTCCCAGTCATGATGTTCGGTCTACCAGCGGCATGTTTAGCCATGATTGTGACCGCAAAGCCTGAAAAACGAAAAGCAACCGCTGGCCTGATGATTGGGATGGCATTGACGTCATTTATTACAGGGATCACTGAGCCAATTGAATTCTCATTTATGTTTTTATCTCCACTTTTATATGGTGTCCATGCTGTATTAACAGGTCTTTCGCTTTTTATTGTGAACACCCTCGGGATTCATAGCGGCTTCGCTTTTTCAGCAGGAGCGATTGATTATATTTTAAGCTTTGGCATCGCACAAAAACCACTTATGCTGCTTGGCGTTGGGGTGCTTTATGGCATTGTGTACTTTGTTGTTTTCTATTTCCTCATTAAACTGTTAAAGCTCAAAACACCAGGCAGGGAAGATGATGACATTGAAGATATTGCAGCCGATGATGCGAAGACGGAAGGTGCAAGTATGCTTGTAGAGGGACTTGGTGGCAAAGACAATATCACCACCATTGATCATTGTGCCACTCGTCTACGTTTAACAGTAGAAGATACTCAATTATTAAATGAAGGAACATTGAAAAAAGCAGGTGCCAAAGGGGTACTGACTTCTGGGAAAACCTCCGTACAAATCATCATTGGAACGAATGTAGAATTTGTCGCAGATGATCTCCGCAAGGAAGTCGATCGAGATTAAAAAAAGCGTTCAGCCAGGTCAAATGGGCTGAACGTTTTTTTGTTTACGCTGTTCGATGACTAGCACAATACTGATCACAACAAGTAAAAACCAAGAGCTAATTTTCCCAAGATGTACGAGAGACCACGCATGCTGTTGATTTGGATATTGCCATGCCCCTAAAAATGTCGTGACATTTTCAGCAATCCAAATGAAAAAACCAATTAGCAAAAATGAGATGATAAGCGGCATTCGAAAGGTAGAAGAGCCAACCTGAAACGAAACGGACGTTTTTCGAAACACGACAACAAGCAGCAATGTCAGCCACCACCTGAGATCATATAGCCAGTGATGCGTAAAGAAGTTGAGATAAATGCACATACTGATCCCGATTGAAAGAAACGGATGGGGCCATGAAGTGACCCGCACGCGCAGCCGGGACAGTGCCTGATAAATATAGCTTGCTACACTCGCATACATAAACCCGCTATAGAGTGGGACCCCAAAGAACTTCGTATAAGCTTCTTCAGGATAGGACCAAGAACCCATATGAACTTTATACATTTCTAAGGCAATTCCTATCAGGTGAAATAGACAAATCACCTTTAGTTCATTCAATGTCTCCAGCCGCAGTGTCAGCATGAGGATCTGGGCTATAAGGCAAAGCAGTAGAATAAAATCATACCGGTGAAGAAAAGGAATAGCCACCAACTTCGATAGGGCGAGCGCCGCAAAGATCATAACGGGGAATAGACACGATATCGCCTGTAAGTAAGCAAAATGCAACAATGTTTTCATACAAAATAAAACCTCTTTTCATTGTCTTAAATGACTTAGACGGATTTAGCAAGGGGAAAGTTTACCTCAACTAGATATTCATGAACAATTTGTGAATACATATGTGAAAAAGATCACAAATTAGTTTTAACGTAGTATAATAAGATCATAAATAAAATGTGAAAAAATTCACATAAATTAAAAGGGAGGCATCATCATGTTTACAAAATTCTTACAAACGAATGTATGGGCAGCGATTATCCTTTTGGCAGCAAGACTTTATATCGGATGGACTTGGCTGACATCTGGTATAGGAAAACTAACAGGCGGATTCGATGCATCAGGCTATTTACAATTTGCGATAGCTGAACCCGTTGTCAAAGATGGCCATCTCGTGTATCCGTTTTATGTATGGTTTTTAGAAAATGTCGCTTTGCCGAATGCTGGACTATTCAGTGCCATGGTCATGTGGGGAGAAATCTTAGTAGGTCTAGGATTAATCGTTGGTTTGTTCACAACAACGGCAGCCTTTTTCGGAAGCATGATGAATGTCTCTTTCTTACTAGCTGGTACCGTCTCTGTTAACCCGCTTCTCTTGCTCATTGCTATCGTCATCATGGCAGCGAAAGGGAATGCTGGCAAATTTGGACTTGATTATGTCGCAGGTCCAGTCTTGAAACGAAAAATGAAAAGAAAGCCGCATTTAGAAGTGGCTTCATCATAAAGAGAAAGCATCCTTGAGCAGAAGCTCAGGATGCTTTTTTATTTAGGAATGAGCTTTCACCAAATTAATATGCAGGACAGTGAGCTCCTGCTGATTCACATCTGGGTCATGGCCGACGATGAATTCAAGCTCATAATCCCCGGTTCGATACACGTATTTTTTCTCTTTTGTCTGTGGGATGGTACTGACCGAATCAGCTTGTCCAAGTTGTTTCTTTAATAGGGAAGGGGTCATTCCGCCGATATTCGTTTCTTTTTCTACATTTGTACCGAAATAACGGATTTCGTCAATTTTGCCTTTTGTATCATAATGAAAAGCAAATCCCGGATTCCCCATTTCAGCATGGTAGATATCAAAGCTGCTTTGACCTGTTTCTGGGTATGGATTTCCCAGTTTATGATGAACATCTTTTTTTGTTTGAACACCCATTTTTAATCCTTCTGCATAGTACGGCATTTGCCCTTTATGTGCCAGCTTATAAATATGATTTAATGCAGTTTTTGGACCTTGAGGAACGGATTGTTCAACTGCCGTTTTGGTCATGGCGTGTGCTGAGTCTGTAGGGCTGAAACCGATTAGGGCGAAAGAAGCGAGTGATGCAGTCACGACAAAAGCTGTTGTTTTTTTCATGATAAATTCCTCCTTCTTCTTGTTATACCCGGTGCAATTCCAGTCAAACGTGAAAAAAACCAGCTGATCAACGATCGGCTGGTTTTTTATATGAGAAAGTTATTTTGATGAAGAGCTGGATTCACCTTTGGCGGAAGAGGAATCTTCTTCATCCTGTACTTTCTTTGTATAGTCATATTGATTGCGGTCAATCGGTGTAAAGCCTTTAGGCTTGTAGAAACGGAGTAAATCTTCGGTGACAATCTTATCAGATGTCTCAAGCATCTTTTTCACCGTTTCATTTTCTTGTGATGCCTTATCAGTCGGCTCAATTTTCTCGCCTGTTTTGTTGCTGTAATAGTTATTGCCTACTTTTGTGTAATCCTTAGAGACAAAGTCACCATTTCTAAATGGCACTAGCTCCTTGAAATTTTTCGATAAGATATCAGAACCCGACATTAAATAGTTCTTCGTATCATCGCCAAGCAGGTGCAGAAGGGTTGGTGCGACATCGACTTCACCAGAGTATTTATGAATCTGTCCGCCTTTTACGCCTGGTACATGAATAAAGAGCGGTACACGCATGAGCTGCGCATTTTCATAATCTCCAATTTTTTGTCCTGTCACTTTTTCCATCGCTTCGTTATGATTTTCAGAAATGCCGTAATGGTCACCATACATAATAACGACTGTATTGTCATAGAGACCAGACTTTTTCAAGTCGTTGAAGAACTGTTCAATCGCTTCGTCTAAGTAATGAGCGGATTGGAAGTAGTTATCGACGACAGAGTCTCCGAAGTCACCAGGCTCGAAATCAGTATCACCTTCATCCATTCCAAATGGGAAATGGTTTGATAACGAAATGAATTTCGAATAAAACGGCTGCTTCAAGTTTTCAAGCATTGGCATAGATTCTTTGAAGAACGGTTTGTCTTTCAGCCCATAGTTCTTCGTATCTTGCTCGTTCATATCGTAGTATTCAGAATCGTAAAATCTGTCATATCCAAAGGACTTAAACATTTCATTACGGTTCCAGAAGGTTTTCGTATTGCCATGGAATTCCGCTGACGTGTACTGATCCTTCTTCAGAATGCCAGGAATGGCTTGATACGTGTTTTGCGCTTTGTTAATAAAAACAGAGCCTTGTGATAATGGGAATAGCCCGGTATCCATCATAAATTCAGCATCTGACGTCTTTCCTTGTCCTGTTTGATGGAAGAAGTTATCAAAATAAAATGTTTTATTGTCGTGTGCCAATGAATTGAGAAATGGCGTTACTTCTTTTCCATTCACTTTATAATCAATAACAAAGTTTTGCAGAGATTCTAGAGAAATGGTAATCACGTTCATGCCTTTCGCTTTCCCGTAGTATGCCGGGTTAGGATCAGCGCTGTTCGCTTTTAAATAGTTCTCTACGTCTGTCACGTCATTTGAATTTGCCAGAGCACGCTGGCTGTTTGATTTCACATTTTGAATGGCATCAAACACAGTAAAGTTATAAGCACCCAAATACTTAACTAAATAATTGCGGTCGAACGATCTTGATAAAAGTTCTGGACGATCAATCTCTGCAGCGATTAAGTTCATCACAAAGATCACAACAGAGGACACAAGGACGAGTCTAAACGATTTTGACTTTTGAACAGGTACAGTAGTTGTACTACTTGTTTGTTGCTGCCTTCTCATGCGAACTGCGAGTACGATCAAAATGATTGTATCCATAAAGTAAAACATATCAGTCCAACGCATGAGTGAAAATGCACTATCACCTAATTGTCCGCCATTCGTTCCTGCCTGCATCACGGTAGGCAGCGTGATAAAGTCATTAAAGAATCGATAGTACACGATGTTTGCGTAAAGCAAAAAAGACATGAAAAAGTGAATCACAATGATAGCGGCAGGCTGCCATTTTTTCTTGAACAATAAAGCAAAGCCAAGAAAGAACAAGCTGGAGCTAATAGGATTCACGAAAAGCAAAATATGCTGAAGCACATTAGATATACCAAGTTTAAATTCAATTAAATAAGCAGAATACGTTTTGAGCCACAATAAGATGGCTGCAATGACAAAGAAGCCGAGGCCTCGTTTTTGAATAAATGTTTTCATTGAAACACTCCTTTTCTCCGATACACGGAAGAGGCGGAACGAAAGAAAACGAACCATTAGAATATACCATGAAATGCTCAAATAGAAAAGTGATAACCGGCGAAGAGCATTAGCAGCCTGTCCGAGCAATAAAAGGGATGAAAACGAAAATATTCGCTCTTCGAAAAACTTTTTATGAAATTCATCCTAATATTGACAGAAGATTCTGTTATTTTCCAGTTGCTATATCAATAAAACAGGTAAAAAGACACAAGTCTAAAGAATTAATTTGGTTTCTACAATGGTGATTTAAAGGGTATTTCCATTGTTTCTTAATGTTTATGCAGGTTAAGTAAAAAAAATGAGCATATGAGTAGGGAAATAACGTGGATAAATCTTCCTGTAATAAAATATATTGATATATTTTTTCGTTTCATTAACATAATGGTTTTGATGTGTTTTGTAAGGGTTTTATTTATTTTGATGAATGAACAAATTATCTAAATATACTTAAGTGAGCATTTCGAGACTATAAACTTTTGAATTGGGGTCGATATAGACTTTGACAGGAAATCTTCCATTGAAAGGATTGATAGTATATGACTGTACGAGCAAACAACCTCGTTCAGAACTGGTTTCCGAGTGAGGACGGAAATGCAGCAGAGCGTAAAGAACTCATCAAATTGATGGAGCAGATTGTTTCAGGGGTCGATCACCTAAAAGATCCGAACCGTGCACACCTAAAGGGTGAAAAGAATCGTGAGGAGGATTTTTACCAAAAGCTCACTGAAACAAGTCAAATTCCGATGAACGGGCAGCAAGCGGAACTTGTGAATGAAGAATTACTGAAGCTTTTACATAACCATCCTTACCACACAAAGTATTTCTTCACGAACATTTTGCCGATGGCAAGTACACCAGGAATTCTAGGCATGCTGACAGCTATGCTGGTAAATGGAAACAACCTATGGGATGTGTATGGACCAGCAGGAGCGGAAGCTGAGGTCAGAGTGGTCTCAATGATGTCTAAGCTCATCGGATATGATCCAAGTGTGAGCGGGGGATATACAACATGGGGAGGTCAAGGAGCCATTTTCTCAGGACTGCGTTTAGCGATTGCAAAAGTTGCGCCAGAGTCACTGCGAAAAGGAGTTCCGCAAAACCTTTATGCGTTTTGTTCTGATGCGGCACATTACAGCTTATTTAAGTCAATGGAAGCAACAGGACTTGGCACAGACAACTTGATCAGAATTAAAACGAATAAAGATCATTCGATGGATATGGAAGATTTGCGTTGTCAAATGGAACGTGTTGCACAAAATGGCGGAATTCCCGTTTATATTGTCGCAACAACCGGAACAACAGATGCCATTGCAATTGATGATGTAAAAGGGGTACGTGAAACAGCAGAAGCCATTGCTGAGGAGTATGGTCTAAAGGTGCCGCATATTCATGCGGATTCAGCGCTCGGCGGATTCTTTGCTTTCTTTAATGAGTATGATCTAGCTGAAAACCCGTTGCAATTCTCAGACGGTGTTCTTCGTATGCTAAAAGAAATCAAAGCGAAATTCCAGCATCTTTCTCTTGCTGACACGATGTGCTTTGACTTTCAAAAGCTCGGCCAAACACCTTACACATCTAGTTTATTCTTAGTGAAAAACGCAGTAGACCTAAAGCGTTTAGATCTGGAAGAACAAGAGACACCATACGTTGGTCATAGAGGCTACGGCGAATACCATACGGGTTATACACTGGAGTGCTCGAGAATGGGGAGCTCTATCAGTATGCTGAGTGTGCTATTAACGTTTGGAGTTGAAGGCTATCAGCGCTTGCTCGGTCAATTCTTAGAAGTGAACCTTGCCTTCAGAGAAGCACTCAGCCAAGAAATACCGCAAGCAGAAGTCGTGAATGATGACAACGTTGGAATGGCTACATTATTTAGAATTTACCTGGACGGCTCACCTCGTTTTCAAGAAGAAATTTCAGGTGAAGCGACGGCAATGGAAATTGAGCGTAACAATGAATTAAACAAAATGCTGTTTGAAAAACTTGGAGAGAAAAGAGACGAAATGTTCTTTGGCGATACAACGAAGTTTTTACTTGTTCATGCAAAAGAAGGACAAGAATTCTATCTAAGTGTTAGTAAGTTTTTTGTCATCTCACCTTATACGTTACCAGAGCATATCCCGCATATCGTATCTTATTTAAAAGATGTCATTGCATCTGTTTGTGGACAATTTGAACATGTACATGCTTAAATCAAATCTGAGAGTGGAGATGTAGGAAAAAATGGCGAAACAAAGGAAATTTGGAGGATACACGATATCCTCTAAAATCATGTCAGTCGTTGTCGTAACATTACTCGCAACCGTGGCACTATTCGTTCTAACATTTTATCTAGTCAGCCAGGATTTATCATCCCAGTTATTAAAACAATTTGATTATCGATTAACAACAGATATTGATACAGCGAAGAAAGAGATCGATAATATGGATGGAAACGTCCTTGGTATGAGCGGGAAAGATGATCCCCTTTATGTGGAGGTCAAAAAGAAATTCACAGAGCTTCAAGAAGATCATACGCTTGAGAACTTATACGTGCTATCTAATAAAGGCGGCAAAGAAAGAATTATTATATTAACCGGGGAAGAAAATGATTTTGATCAAGATTATGCTTTTTCAGAAGAGATGAAACAAGCGCTCTCTGAAGATAAAATGGTCAAAAGTGATATTTACAAAGATTCATTTGGTACACATAAATCGGTCTTTTTGCCAATCAAGGATTCAGGTGGTGAGCTGACGGGGATTTTAGGCATTGATTTAGATGCCTCTGTCGTGCCTCAAACAACGCAGAAATTGATGATCTATATCACAGTGGCATCTGCCATTGTGCTTATCGGTGGATTACTCTTCTCATACTTCATGGGAAGACGAATTGCGAAACCAGCTCGTTCGTTGATGGAATCAGCGAACCGAATTGCAGATGGGGATTTAACCGGTATGGTAGAGATTGAAAGTAAAGATGAGATCGGTCAACTTGCCGCATCCTTCCAAAAGATGCAGGGACGGATTAAAGAGCTCATTTCGAAAATCTCACACTCATCTAGTGAAGTGTCGAAAATGTCTTCACAGCTTCGTACGGTGACGACCGAATCAAGTCAAAGTGCGCAGCAAGTGTCAGAAGCCATGACGAATATGAGTGAAGGAATCAATGATTCTGTCGCAAATATTAACGATTGTACGACATCTGTTGCAGAGATCGATACTCAAATCGAAGGCGTCACAAAAGAAGTTGATGAAATGAAATCTGTTTCATCTGACGTACAAGAGCAATCAGAATCTGGGCAAAAACTAGTGAATCATGTGCTCGATCATCTGAATATGCTACATGACAAGATGACCAACTCAAAGCAGGCAGCAGAAGAATTACAATCCCATTCAACGGAGATTGAAAGTGTCATCTCGATTATTACGGACATTTCAGCGCAAACGAATCTTCTTGCACTGAATGCTTCAATTGAAGCGGCACGTGTTGGAGAAGAAGGAAAAGGGTTTGCGGTTGTGGCAGATGAGGTGCGTAAATTAGCAGAGCAATCAGCAGATGCAGCTAAAACCGTTTCAGACCTCGTTATCGGCACACAGGAAAACAGTCAGCGCGTTCTTGAAAGTGTAGAGGAAAGTGGTAAAGCAGTGGAAGAGGGACGTGAGCAAATGGAAGGCACGTCACAAAACTTCGCTGTGATTTACGACGGCGTGTCTCAGTTTGCAACAAGAACGAACAATTTACTTGCTTCTATTAAGCAAGTAGAACGAGCATATCAAACGATTTCTACATCAATTGAACAAATTTCGGTTGTATCAGAAGAACATGCGGCCAGCTCCCAAGAAGTAGCGGCAGCAACAGAACAGCAAAGTGCTGGCATGCAGCAAATTTCAAGTGCGATTGAACAACTCTCTGATATGTCAGAGGACTTAGCACATATGGTTTCTACCTTCAAAATCGACAATAAATAACGAGAAAGCTGACTCTTGTGAGAGAGTCAGCTTTTTTGCTATGCTTAAACAAATTGTTGCAGGCGAAAGGAGAAACGCCATGGATTTTGCGCAGAGATTATCAGA
Coding sequences:
- a CDS encoding pyridoxal phosphate-dependent decarboxylase family protein, with protein sequence MTVRANNLVQNWFPSEDGNAAERKELIKLMEQIVSGVDHLKDPNRAHLKGEKNREEDFYQKLTETSQIPMNGQQAELVNEELLKLLHNHPYHTKYFFTNILPMASTPGILGMLTAMLVNGNNLWDVYGPAGAEAEVRVVSMMSKLIGYDPSVSGGYTTWGGQGAIFSGLRLAIAKVAPESLRKGVPQNLYAFCSDAAHYSLFKSMEATGLGTDNLIRIKTNKDHSMDMEDLRCQMERVAQNGGIPVYIVATTGTTDAIAIDDVKGVRETAEAIAEEYGLKVPHIHADSALGGFFAFFNEYDLAENPLQFSDGVLRMLKEIKAKFQHLSLADTMCFDFQKLGQTPYTSSLFLVKNAVDLKRLDLEEQETPYVGHRGYGEYHTGYTLECSRMGSSISMLSVLLTFGVEGYQRLLGQFLEVNLAFREALSQEIPQAEVVNDDNVGMATLFRIYLDGSPRFQEEISGEATAMEIERNNELNKMLFEKLGEKRDEMFFGDTTKFLLVHAKEGQEFYLSVSKFFVISPYTLPEHIPHIVSYLKDVIASVCGQFEHVHA
- a CDS encoding methyl-accepting chemotaxis protein, with amino-acid sequence MAKQRKFGGYTISSKIMSVVVVTLLATVALFVLTFYLVSQDLSSQLLKQFDYRLTTDIDTAKKEIDNMDGNVLGMSGKDDPLYVEVKKKFTELQEDHTLENLYVLSNKGGKERIIILTGEENDFDQDYAFSEEMKQALSEDKMVKSDIYKDSFGTHKSVFLPIKDSGGELTGILGIDLDASVVPQTTQKLMIYITVASAIVLIGGLLFSYFMGRRIAKPARSLMESANRIADGDLTGMVEIESKDEIGQLAASFQKMQGRIKELISKISHSSSEVSKMSSQLRTVTTESSQSAQQVSEAMTNMSEGINDSVANINDCTTSVAEIDTQIEGVTKEVDEMKSVSSDVQEQSESGQKLVNHVLDHLNMLHDKMTNSKQAAEELQSHSTEIESVISIITDISAQTNLLALNASIEAARVGEEGKGFAVVADEVRKLAEQSADAAKTVSDLVIGTQENSQRVLESVEESGKAVEEGREQMEGTSQNFAVIYDGVSQFATRTNNLLASIKQVERAYQTISTSIEQISVVSEEHAASSQEVAAATEQQSAGMQQISSAIEQLSDMSEDLAHMVSTFKIDNK
- a CDS encoding DoxX family protein; this translates as MFTKFLQTNVWAAIILLAARLYIGWTWLTSGIGKLTGGFDASGYLQFAIAEPVVKDGHLVYPFYVWFLENVALPNAGLFSAMVMWGEILVGLGLIVGLFTTTAAFFGSMMNVSFLLAGTVSVNPLLLLIAIVIMAAKGNAGKFGLDYVAGPVLKRKMKRKPHLEVASS
- a CDS encoding MOSC domain-containing protein encodes the protein MGKKSYDIVGIQVGQPITTYANGKEIKTAINKKRIHEPVYLSKVNFKGDGQGDLVHHGGYDKAVCVFPYDHYAYFEQFLGVPLQEAAFGENVTVHELVETEVRIGDVFQLGEALVEVSQPRQPCVKLSLKHGNMKLVKEVQQTGYTGFYLRVLKEGMVPPDASLVLVEKAPHHVTVHEVNEVKYRQTDPKRLKAILEVDALADVVRKSLEKRI
- the nagE gene encoding N-acetylglucosamine-specific PTS transporter subunit IIBC; the encoded protein is MVFQFFQKLGKSFMLPIAVLPAAGIILAIGREDVLDIPFIHAAGNAIFANLALIFAMGIAIGIAKDGNGAAALSGAISYFILSAGTTSIHSTNNMGILGGILCGLLAGYVYNRFKDTKLPEYLGFFSGRRLVPIMTALFTILLAAVFGYVWPPIQTGINGLGEWILSLGATGAGLFGFFNRLLIPLGLHHVLNNLFWFQFGEFGGATGDLARFFKGDPSAGVFMTGFFPVMMFGLPAACLAMIVTAKPEKRKATAGLMIGMALTSFITGITEPIEFSFMFLSPLLYGVHAVLTGLSLFIVNTLGIHSGFAFSAGAIDYILSFGIAQKPLMLLGVGVLYGIVYFVVFYFLIKLLKLKTPGREDDDIEDIAADDAKTEGASMLVEGLGGKDNITTIDHCATRLRLTVEDTQLLNEGTLKKAGAKGVLTSGKTSVQIIIGTNVEFVADDLRKEVDRD
- the map gene encoding type I methionyl aminopeptidase, which translates into the protein MIVKHDHELEALKKVGRIVALAREEMKSQAKPGMSTKELDLIGKKILEEHGANSAPEKEYDFPGTTCISVNDEVAHGIPSEKTILQEGDLINIDISAELDGYYSDTGISFVLSTGDARLEALCQCAEDAFLEGLKHAKAGKRQNQIGRAVYNTAKEQGFTVIKNLTGHGIGKNLHEAPNHILNYYDPFDNALFKNGTVIAFEPFISTNAESIYQADDGWTFKTPDKSLVAQIEHTIVITKDEPIILTKL
- a CDS encoding YflJ family protein; the encoded protein is MHYGSKGWYVEELKKLGVTKHEGRKLQSLKTYFLANLLEQKKPSS
- a CDS encoding DUF817 domain-containing protein; amino-acid sequence: MKTLLHFAYLQAISCLFPVMIFAALALSKLVAIPFLHRYDFILLLCLIAQILMLTLRLETLNELKVICLFHLIGIALEMYKVHMGSWSYPEEAYTKFFGVPLYSGFMYASVASYIYQALSRLRVRVTSWPHPFLSIGISMCIYLNFFTHHWLYDLRWWLTLLLVVVFRKTSVSFQVGSSTFRMPLIISFLLIGFFIWIAENVTTFLGAWQYPNQQHAWSLVHLGKISSWFLLVVISIVLVIEQRKQKNVQPI
- a CDS encoding LTA synthase family protein, whose amino-acid sequence is MKTFIQKRGLGFFVIAAILLWLKTYSAYLIEFKLGISNVLQHILLFVNPISSSLFFLGFALLFKKKWQPAAIIVIHFFMSFLLYANIVYYRFFNDFITLPTVMQAGTNGGQLGDSAFSLMRWTDMFYFMDTIILIVLAVRMRRQQQTSSTTTVPVQKSKSFRLVLVSSVVIFVMNLIAAEIDRPELLSRSFDRNYLVKYLGAYNFTVFDAIQNVKSNSQRALANSNDVTDVENYLKANSADPNPAYYGKAKGMNVITISLESLQNFVIDYKVNGKEVTPFLNSLAHDNKTFYFDNFFHQTGQGKTSDAEFMMDTGLFPLSQGSVFINKAQNTYQAIPGILKKDQYTSAEFHGNTKTFWNRNEMFKSFGYDRFYDSEYYDMNEQDTKNYGLKDKPFFKESMPMLENLKQPFYSKFISLSNHFPFGMDEGDTDFEPGDFGDSVVDNYFQSAHYLDEAIEQFFNDLKKSGLYDNTVVIMYGDHYGISENHNEAMEKVTGQKIGDYENAQLMRVPLFIHVPGVKGGQIHKYSGEVDVAPTLLHLLGDDTKNYLMSGSDILSKNFKELVPFRNGDFVSKDYTKVGNNYYSNKTGEKIEPTDKASQENETVKKMLETSDKIVTEDLLRFYKPKGFTPIDRNQYDYTKKVQDEEDSSSAKGESSSSSK
- a CDS encoding YjgB family protein, which gives rise to MKKTTAFVVTASLASFALIGFSPTDSAHAMTKTAVEQSVPQGPKTALNHIYKLAHKGQMPYYAEGLKMGVQTKKDVHHKLGNPYPETGQSSFDIYHAEMGNPGFAFHYDTKGKIDEIRYFGTNVEKETNIGGMTPSLLKKQLGQADSVSTIPQTKEKKYVYRTGDYELEFIVGHDPDVNQQELTVLHINLVKAHS